The genomic region TCAAGAGCTACTTCCCCAAGAATGAAATCCTCCCGCGGCTGAAGGAGACCTACAAGGGAATCGGCCTCGACATCGACTCGATGCCCATCCTGGTGGACGACGAGGAGCGTCCCGGCAAGAGCCAGCACGCCTTCTCCTTCCCCATCAACGTGCCCACCGACATCCGCATCCTGGCCAACGCCGATGACGGCATTGCCTCGTACCGGACGATGTTCCACGAGATGGGGCACTCGGTATATTCCGCTTCGATCGATCAGCCCACGATGCTGCTCCAGGACGCGGCCTCAGCCTGCTTCACCGAGGGGATCGGCCAGTTCTTCCCGATGTTCCTGGACAAGGAGAGCTGGCTCCTGGGGCCGGCGCACGTGCCCGCGCCGATGGTCAAGGAGGCGGTCCGCAAGCGCCTCGAGGACGCTCCCTTCGGGGTGCGCTTCTACCTGGTGATGCTGAATTTCGAGCGCGAGGCGTACCGCAACCCTGAGCAGGACTTGACGAAGCTCTGGTGGGCGATGAACGAGAAGTATCTCGGCCTGCCGCAGCATCCCGAGGTCGATTCCTGGGCGAGCATCATCCACTTCACCTCCCATCCCGCCTATTACCAGAACTACCTGCTGGCCGACATGATCGCCGCGCAGCTGATGCGCTCCCTCGAGCACCGGCAGGGAAACGTGATGGACAACCGTGCCACCGGCGATTTCCTGAAGAAGGAGATTTTCGCGAAGGGCGCGTCGGTGCCCTGGATGAAGCTCCTCGAGGACACCACGGGAGAAGCGCTGAACGTGCGCTACTACGTCGAGGAGAAGCTGGGACCCTCGCCGGCGACGGCGGCGGGCGGCGCGGTGCGCAACAAAGCCACTTCCTCGCGCTGATCCCGGCGCTACTGGACGTAGCCCAGCGAGCGCAGCTGCTCGATGGCCTCGGGCTTCAGCTCAGTGGCGAAGCTCCCGCGGATACCGAAATGATCGCGCAGCGCCAGGCAACGCCTTTCCTGTTCGGCGAACGCCGCGCGTCCCAGGCGAAGCCGGTCGGGGGAGGAAGCCGCGATATCGTGCTGCTCCCGCGGGTCGGTCGCCAGGTCGAAGATCGCCTCGGACCGGGATCCCGGCGTCCTCACATACTTGAAATCCTCGAACACGGCCGACTGGCGCTCCTCGAAATAGAGGAGCGCGGAGCTCATCACCGGCCGCGGAATCCACTCCCCCGATCCATCCAGCAGCGAGCGCAGCGAGCCGTAGGAGGAGCTCTCCGGTGGGGCCGGCTCGCCGATCAGATCGAGCAGCGTCGGCATCAGGCTGCCGGTGGTGACCAGGTCGCTGCGGCGCCGCCCCTCGCGTGCACCGGGGAGCTTGAAGAACATCGGAACGCGGGTCACTTCGTCGTACAGCGAGTGGCCGTGATCGCAGCCGCCGTGCTCCCAGAATTCCTCGCCGTGATCCGAGACGAAGATGATCAGGGTGTCATCGTAGATCCCCAGCCGCTGCAGCTCCGCCAAAAATCTCGCCAGATTGTCGTCCACGAAGCGCACCTCGCCGTCGTAGAGCTGGCGCACCCACGGCCGCTGCGCCGCCGTCAACACGCGCGAGCCCGTGCGGATCCCCGCCGAGCCGAAGGAGTAACCCATTCCTTCAGGCGGGCGGTCGTGCGGGCGGTAAGCGGGCGGCGGCTCGTAGGGGCCGTGCGGCTTGAGATAGTGCACCCACAAGAAGAAATCCTCCCTCCGGTGGGCACGTACCCAGGAGATCGCCAGGTCGGTGAGCTCCGGCGTCGTCAGGGAGGGCTTGAGGCGCATCGGCTCGAGGCGCGCCAGTATGCGGGAGCCCAGGGAGCTGCCGTGCTCGTCGCGCGGGCAGATGTCGTAGCCGAGGAAGCCGCGCGCCATGCCGTGCTCGGGTCTCAGCCAGGGGTTGTGCCCGATGGCGGCCGTGCGGTAGCCGGCGTCGCGCAGCTTCTCGGCGAGCGTCGGAAGGGTTTCCGGGATGCGCAGCTTCGGGGTTCTGACGCCGTGCACCGCGGGAGGCACACCCGTCATCATCGACACGAAAGCGGGCAGGGTCCAGGGGGCGGGAGAGTAGGCACGCTCGAACACCACCGAGTCGCGTGCCAGCGCGTCGATCGCGGGCGTCGCCGGCGAGCCGGGAGAGAGAGCCGATACGGCATCGCGCCGAAGGGTGTCGACGCTCAGCAGGATGATGCGGTGCACCGCATGGTCGGAGCGCAGCGGGATCGCCGCGGGGCCGGCGACCCGCGACGGAAGGTAGGCGCGCACCCAGGCGAGGGCGAGGCCCGCCGCGGCCACGAGCACAAGGGCCAGCGAAGGAAACCGGAAGCGCCGGAATTCCAGCCCCGCATCGCGCCGCAGCCTCTGGTACACCGCGATGCCCAGAGCCGCGGCCAGGCAACCGACCAGCAACCGCGTCTGCCGCGGCCAGGGATCGAGACCCGTGCGCGTCAGATTGAAATAGATGCAAAGCGCGCCGAAGCATCCCAGCGCCACGGCGAGAGCCGCCATCAGTGGGACTTTCCGGGCGCTTTGCCCGCCTGCCAGGGTGACCAGGAGCAGCGGAACGAAGCAGGCGAGGAAGAAAGCGCCGGCCGAAACGGCCAGGGGCGCCGCCAGCGCCGCTGCATTGCCGAGAGCGGCGGGAGCGTGCTGCACGATGCTGACCGTGAGATCGTAGCACCCCAGCGCGATCCCGAGTGCGGCGGCGGTTCCGAGCGCCCACGGCACGCGCGCGGCGACGCCGGAATCAGTGCCGGACGGCGCGGACGGGTCGCTCGTCGCTTCCAAGCATCGGCTCCGGCATGAGGTCGCGGGGATCCATCAGAAAGCCGAGATGCACGTTGCGCGTCGCCTTCAGCAGGGAGGTCTTGATTCCGGGATGCTCCGTCTCCAGGCGCGTCAGGAGGTCCTTGATGCGGCGCCGCTGCAGCGACGTGTCGCCGCAGGCCGGACAGCAGCAGCAGACCACCGGGAATCTCATGGAGCGCGTGTAGTCGATTACCTCGCGCTCCCAGACGTAGACCATCGGACGGATGACGGTGTGCAGGCCGTTCTCGGCCCGCAGCACCGGCGGCATCGTCTTGATCTGCCCGTTGAACAGCTGCAGCATCAGGAGCGTCTCGATGATGTCGTCGGCGTGGTGCCCGAGGGCGATCTTGTTGCAGCCCAGCTCCGTGGCGAGGCGGTAGAGAACGCCGCGACGGAGGCGCGCGCACAGCGAGCAGTGCGTATCCTCCGGATCCATCTTCTTGCGGATGGTGTGGGCGATCTCGGTCACCTCGATGTGGTAGCGATGGCCCGCCGCCTTGAGATGGTCTTCGATCACGTCGGATCGAAACCCGTTGTATCCCTGGTCGACGTTGCAGGCGATCAGCTCGAAGCGCACCGGCGAGCGCCGCCGCAGCCGCTCCAGAAGATCGAGCAGCGTATAAGAGTCCTTGCCGCCCGAAACCGCGACCATGACGCGGTCGTCCGGCTCGATCATTTTGTAATCCTGGATGGCCCTGCCGACTTTGCGAGTCAAGCCTCGAGCCATCTCTTCAGCGTCCGGCAACCTGTCACTCATCGAAAACCCCATAGGGACTGCAAATCCGTGATAGACAATAAGTTCAAGGAAATCCTCCTGTTGACATGCCGATCCTCGGGTGCTATATAGCGACCGGCAGCTGGTCGATTCTCTCCAAACGGTGCGGGCAAGGAGGCGGCATGAACAAAGGCGATCTCATCGAATATGTCGCAAAGGACGTGAAGTTAACGAAGGTCCAGGCGGCCAGGGCGATCGACTCCCTGGTGGAGCACATCACCAAGGTACTCAAGAAGGGTGAAAGGACCAGCATCGTCGGCTTCGGGACCTTCTCGATATCCCGCCGCAAGGCCCGCACCGGCCGCAACCCGCAGACCGGAGCGCCCATCAAGATTCCCGCCAAGCGCGTCGTCAAGTTCACTCCCGGAAAGATGCTCAAGGCCACCATCAAGTAGCGTAGCCAGCGCGCGCTGTGGCGGGGCGGCCAGCCAGCCGGGCCGCCCTTTTCATTTTCCGAGCCGGCCCAGCGCCGCCTGCGCCGCCTCGCGGAACTCGCCGCCGCCGGAGGCCAGGTAAGCTGTCAGCTCGCGCCGCGCCTCTTCGCGCCGGCCGCTCCTCGCATAGACCTCCGCCAGGTGGAAGCGGATATCCGAAGCGCCCGGATTGAGACCGAGAAGCGCGCGGTACTCGGCGATCGCCTCCTCATTGCGCCCCGCCTCGTCGTAGAGGATCGCCAGATTGCGGCGCGCCGCCTGGTTGCCGGGCTCGGAGGCGCGGGAGCGCTCCAGGAGCCGGATGGCGTCCGCGCCCCGGCCGGTCTTCAGCGCCACCAGAGCGGCGCCGAACAACGCTCCCGAGTGTGCCGGTGCTTTCGAAAGGACCCGATCGTACTCCTCCGAGGCGCGCGCCACCTCTCCCTTCTTGAACAGCGCATTCCCCAGTGCGTAGTGGATTTCCGGCGCATCCAGCCCCTCGCGCAGTGCCTTCTCCATGCTCGCCACCACCTCGTCGTAGCGCCCCGAATCGTAGAGCACCTTGGCCAGCGAAACGACGGTCCCCACGTCCTGCGGGTCGGCCTCGGCGGCGCTGCGCAGCGCCGCCTCCGCTTCCTCCCGCTTGCCTCCTGCCGCCAGCGCCGCGGCCAGCCCCTGCCGCGCGTCCTTGGAGTCGGGGTTGAAGGAAAGGGCCTTGGTGAACAACTCGGCGGCGTCGGCCGGCTTTCCCTGCAGCGCCACGGCCTTGGCCAGGCCCGCGTAAGCCTTATCGGAGTCGGAATCGAGGTCGATGACTTGCCGGAAGATGCGGCTCGATTCGTTGAGCAGCCCCTGCCCGAGCAGCGCGCCGCCCAGGTTCAGAAGCACCTCGGGACTGCGCGGCCGCTGCACGAGGACCGCCTCGAAATCGGCGGCGCCCCCGGCGAAATCCCCAGCCTCCACCTTGGCGTTGCCGCGGTGGAACAAAGCGGTGACGTTCCCGGGATCGGCGGATAGGACCTCGTCGTAGCGCGCCACCGCGCGCGCGAATTCGCCGCGCGCGTAGAGCTCGCGCGCCGCGTCGAGGCCGTCGAGCAGAGCAATCCGATCCTTCGGATCGGGCAGCACCGAGGAAGCCGCCGGTCCCGGCGCCCACAGATAGCCGAGCGAGCGCAGCCGCTCGCGCGCCGTCTCATCCAGCTCCTGGCGGTAGGCGATCGGCGCCCCGGAGACGGCGGCATCCTGCATCAGGCGATGGATCTCCTCTTTCATGCGGGACGCATCTCCGTCGCGCGTCGCCGCCAGGTTCTTCTTCTCGCCCGGATCGGTGCGCAGATCGTAGAGCTCCTGGCGCGGCGCCAGAATGAACTTCCAGTCCCCGATGCGCAAGGCGCTCAGCTCGCTCCAGCCGTAGTTCTCGCGCGGCAGCAGCGACTCCGACAAGGATTTCAGGAGCAGATCGGGAGGACGGCGCGAGGTGAGCGGCAGCAGGCTCGTCCCCTGCAGCTCCTCCGGAGCGGGAAGATCCACGAGACGCAGCAGGGTGGGCATCAGGTCGATGGTGCGCACCGGAGTCGCCACGCGCCGCCCCCGCGGCAGAGGTCCCGGGAGCGACAGGATCATCGGCACCCGGATCGTCGACTCGTAGAGGAAAACGCCATGTGTCGCCTCGCCATGGTCCCCGAGCCCCTCGCCATGATCCGCGACCAGAACGATGACCGTCTTGCTCAGCTGGCCGAGCGATTCGAGCTTCTCGAGGACCCTGCCGATCTCCTGATCGACATAGGCCACCTCGCCGTCGTAGGGAGCATGGGGGAAGCGGTCGGCCAGCGGCGGGGGAGGATCGTAGGGAGCGTGCGGATCGAAGAAGTGCAGCCACAGGAAGAACCGGCGCTGACCGACGGTAGCGAGCCATTCGTTGCCGCGCCGGGACACCTCCTCGGCGCGCCGCTCGCGGAAGCCGATCTGCCGCGTCTTTTCGGCCGGCAGATGATCGTCGTAGGTGTCGAAGCCTTGCGACAGTCCGAAGCGGGTCGCCAGCGGGTAGCCCGAGATCACGGCGCCCGTCTGGTAGCCGTGATCGTGCAGCACCTCGGCGAGGGTGACCGCGCGGGGTCCGAGTCGATAGACGCCGTTGTTGCGCACGCCGTGATAGGCGGGATAGGTCCCCGTCAGTATCGAGACGTGCGCCGGGAGGGTGATCGGCGCGGAGGTCTCGGCCCGCTCGAAGAGCACGCCGTCCGCCGCGAGACGATCGATCACCGGCGTCTGGGCGGCCGAATCGCCATAGCATCCGAGGTGGTCGGCCCGCAGTGTGTCCACCGTGATCAGCAGGACATTGTAGCGGCCGGTCCAGCCGGCCTGCTCCCGGGTGACGAGGCGCGTGCTGCGCAGCGCCACGGCGGATAGGACGGCGAGGACGAAGAGAAAAGCGGCAATCGACAGCGTCTTGCGCAGCCACGGCCGCATCGGCGCCGCGGGAGGGGGCGGGGACTGGCTCATGGTCCCTCATGATAGCGCTTCCTGCGGTATAGTTTCGCGCCTGATGGGTCGGGTACTGCCGTTGTGGGAGCTGCGCGCGGAGGATCTGCCGGAAGCCGGCGCCAAGGCGCTGGGTCTGGCGCGCCTGGTCGATCTGGGCGTCGAGGTTCCCGACGGCTTCGTGATCACCGCCTCCTTCTTCGAGGCCGCCCGCTGCATCGCCCCCTTCGAGCCGGAGCCGGAAGCCCTCGCCCGCGCGTTGACTGAAGATCTGTCCCGCGATATTGCATCCGCCCTCGAAGCGCTCGGGCCCAGCCCCGGCGGTTATGCCGTGCGCTCC from Candidatus Polarisedimenticolia bacterium harbors:
- a CDS encoding M2 family metallopeptidase, which produces MKALAVLLFLGVASVGTMIAAEEPAAAEPSMDDEARIFMDMFEAGFKTFNVGMSGEYWNFYTHGDPGKTELYEKVQAEILSDPKTFARLKAWNGKIQDPLLARRVDLLYRTFAMAQVTSQEKIYTLQNSLQKTQINFRSTYQGKPATQNQLVNVLRYEKDRALRKEAWLARNQVGKEMAPDLTRLIRLRNEEARKLGYESFYSMALAQGEIDETWLFKTLDELDRLSKEPYARWQARVRKQMHLDRLESWDTAYDYDNFQEKLKSYFPKNEILPRLKETYKGIGLDIDSMPILVDDEERPGKSQHAFSFPINVPTDIRILANADDGIASYRTMFHEMGHSVYSASIDQPTMLLQDAASACFTEGIGQFFPMFLDKESWLLGPAHVPAPMVKEAVRKRLEDAPFGVRFYLVMLNFEREAYRNPEQDLTKLWWAMNEKYLGLPQHPEVDSWASIIHFTSHPAYYQNYLLADMIAAQLMRSLEHRQGNVMDNRATGDFLKKEIFAKGASVPWMKLLEDTTGEALNVRYYVEEKLGPSPATAAGGAVRNKATSSR
- a CDS encoding sulfatase yields the protein MEATSDPSAPSGTDSGVAARVPWALGTAAALGIALGCYDLTVSIVQHAPAALGNAAALAAPLAVSAGAFFLACFVPLLLVTLAGGQSARKVPLMAALAVALGCFGALCIYFNLTRTGLDPWPRQTRLLVGCLAAALGIAVYQRLRRDAGLEFRRFRFPSLALVLVAAAGLALAWVRAYLPSRVAGPAAIPLRSDHAVHRIILLSVDTLRRDAVSALSPGSPATPAIDALARDSVVFERAYSPAPWTLPAFVSMMTGVPPAVHGVRTPKLRIPETLPTLAEKLRDAGYRTAAIGHNPWLRPEHGMARGFLGYDICPRDEHGSSLGSRILARLEPMRLKPSLTTPELTDLAISWVRAHRREDFFLWVHYLKPHGPYEPPPAYRPHDRPPEGMGYSFGSAGIRTGSRVLTAAQRPWVRQLYDGEVRFVDDNLARFLAELQRLGIYDDTLIIFVSDHGEEFWEHGGCDHGHSLYDEVTRVPMFFKLPGAREGRRRSDLVTTGSLMPTLLDLIGEPAPPESSSYGSLRSLLDGSGEWIPRPVMSSALLYFEERQSAVFEDFKYVRTPGSRSEAIFDLATDPREQHDIAASSPDRLRLGRAAFAEQERRCLALRDHFGIRGSFATELKPEAIEQLRSLGYVQ
- the ttcA gene encoding tRNA 2-thiocytidine(32) synthetase TtcA, with the translated sequence MGFSMSDRLPDAEEMARGLTRKVGRAIQDYKMIEPDDRVMVAVSGGKDSYTLLDLLERLRRRSPVRFELIACNVDQGYNGFRSDVIEDHLKAAGHRYHIEVTEIAHTIRKKMDPEDTHCSLCARLRRGVLYRLATELGCNKIALGHHADDIIETLLMLQLFNGQIKTMPPVLRAENGLHTVIRPMVYVWEREVIDYTRSMRFPVVCCCCPACGDTSLQRRRIKDLLTRLETEHPGIKTSLLKATRNVHLGFLMDPRDLMPEPMLGSDERPVRAVRH
- a CDS encoding HU family DNA-binding protein; amino-acid sequence: MNKGDLIEYVAKDVKLTKVQAARAIDSLVEHITKVLKKGERTSIVGFGTFSISRRKARTGRNPQTGAPIKIPAKRVVKFTPGKMLKATIK
- a CDS encoding sulfatase-like hydrolase/transferase yields the protein MSQSPPPPAAPMRPWLRKTLSIAAFLFVLAVLSAVALRSTRLVTREQAGWTGRYNVLLITVDTLRADHLGCYGDSAAQTPVIDRLAADGVLFERAETSAPITLPAHVSILTGTYPAYHGVRNNGVYRLGPRAVTLAEVLHDHGYQTGAVISGYPLATRFGLSQGFDTYDDHLPAEKTRQIGFRERRAEEVSRRGNEWLATVGQRRFFLWLHFFDPHAPYDPPPPLADRFPHAPYDGEVAYVDQEIGRVLEKLESLGQLSKTVIVLVADHGEGLGDHGEATHGVFLYESTIRVPMILSLPGPLPRGRRVATPVRTIDLMPTLLRLVDLPAPEELQGTSLLPLTSRRPPDLLLKSLSESLLPRENYGWSELSALRIGDWKFILAPRQELYDLRTDPGEKKNLAATRDGDASRMKEEIHRLMQDAAVSGAPIAYRQELDETARERLRSLGYLWAPGPAASSVLPDPKDRIALLDGLDAARELYARGEFARAVARYDEVLSADPGNVTALFHRGNAKVEAGDFAGGAADFEAVLVQRPRSPEVLLNLGGALLGQGLLNESSRIFRQVIDLDSDSDKAYAGLAKAVALQGKPADAAELFTKALSFNPDSKDARQGLAAALAAGGKREEAEAALRSAAEADPQDVGTVVSLAKVLYDSGRYDEVVASMEKALREGLDAPEIHYALGNALFKKGEVARASEEYDRVLSKAPAHSGALFGAALVALKTGRGADAIRLLERSRASEPGNQAARRNLAILYDEAGRNEEAIAEYRALLGLNPGASDIRFHLAEVYARSGRREEARRELTAYLASGGGEFREAAQAALGRLGK